The stretch of DNA NNNNNNNNNNNNNNNNNNNNNNNNNNNNNNNNNNNNNNNNNNNNNNNNNNNNNNNNNNNNNNNNNNNNNNNNNNNATTTACTAGGAATAAAGTAATAGTATTTGAACTATGCACCTGTCGTTCTTCTGAATGATAAGAAGATGTGGGATGAAAAGGATTGTTACTTCCTATctaaatgattatatattttgggtttatGATTATGTCTAGAAGTGGGGAGAAGTAATTATTACCTTTAAGTTTTGACTGAGAAAGTTTATCTGATAACTGATTTACTATAATCAGACGAAATTTAGCGTGTCTTCTCCATCCGGAAGGCAAAGAAGTAGAATTAACAACACCAAGAAATAGGGACAAGCAGTTAGTATTATTATATCCCTTGGGATAGGCCCGTAGATgcctgaacaaaaaaaaaagccaaagaaaacaaaggacTACATCACGTAATTAAACCCCCaaaatagacaaaaacaaaaaaaagaacattagaAAAGTTTGTACCATTTGCAGCCACCGACGACAAAAGGATCAGAATAAATAATGTCGGCTGGTAAAGAGGAGAAATTTTTAATCGTCCAAGTGATCTTCTTTTTATCAAATTGCTTCCCCATTGATCTTGATGAAGGTTCCTCTCTGCAAACAAACTAGcagaacattttttttaaaaaaaagaaaaaaaaatcaaaagaaaaaaactagtaaaacatgaagagaagagaaacccTATAATCCAAGCTGAGGATCAAATAACAATCTCAAGCAGCATatccaaaattgaaaaattgaagaattcatatatatatgggatCAAAGCCTATAAAAGTTTGAGGGCTAGGTTATGAAATGTCATTCGTTTAGTTTACGTACACGAGGAATATATACGAATTACTTGCGCTCCTCTTAGGGTTACTTGGAGCATAGGCATTATGGATTCCATCTTTGGGTCCTAGGGTTGACTCTTGCTCGATCCTTTTCTTATATGATTATCGACCAGATTCTTCAAACTCTCTCCCAGCTACTTcttttctttccctttctttttctcttgaaCACGTTTAACTTCTCTTTTCGTTTTCAtcagtttatataattttgattctttttttttacaagtgtAGCAAAAATATACCCAAACTGTACACTGAGTCCAAAATCCTGTTTCCGCGTTGTCATTGTGTATGCAcgttattgtaaaaaaaaattagagcaaaattatttgtaaTGATAAgcttttctacaaaaaaaaattataacaaaataaaattaaatccaTTTAGAAATTGGAAGTGATATATTTGGTACTCTCTTTTCTAGATTACCCTCAGGCCTCAACCACTCTACCTGTGAGGGGTTTTGTAATCCCCAAAGCAGACTATAATAAggtgaagattttttttctatctcattaaaaatcttttaatacAACTAAAGAAACATGATCTTATGCTAGCTTACTTACCTTCGAATAAGGAACCTTAAATCCAAATGATGAAAATGTATGTCTCTCAACTCTTCCAGTCGTAACAGTGACTAAGCTTGTAACATTTTGTACTAATTAAACCTAAACTCAGAGAAAAAGAATTTGCTCAAACAATCATGATAGCTCAATAGAAAATGTTCCAATCAATATTGTAAGGCGATATAACGCAGCAAAGTATCTAAACAACATCATAAAACCCAAATCTATCTGCAAAGGAACAGACAAGCTAGTCATCAAGCAGAAGCCTATCAactcaaaaaaaacatattaaaacacATCAGAGAATGATAGAGGAGCTTTTGCAGCTGAAACCTCTGTTTTCGTATCCTCCAGCTGAACTTCCAGGTCTAAGCATTTCTGTTTCAAACTTTTCAgctcttctttgatttcttgcATCCGAGTTCCACCAGCTtcctctttctgcttcttttCCGACAGCTCAACAAGTTTCTTCGCCAACCAATCAACCTTAAATCCAGCATCAGTCATGGATCTGAGTACAGTAAATGCCTCGGCTATCTCAGTCTTGTGGAGCTCGTGAGGCGACTGGCGCAGAGTCTCAATCAGACTGAGTAACAAACTCATGTAACCTGTCCTAAGATTTGGGTTCTTTAAACGCATTTCAGATGCAATCTCTGGGTGCCTTTCAAAGATATGGCTCACAAATCCCACCTGATGAGAGTGAAAACACAAGTATCAATATTGAGAGAGCAGTTTTTGGATCATGCTGTCTCTTGTTGCTGATTAATGTTCAACACAAAAAGGGTATGTAGCATTATCAATTTCTTACCTGTGACGGAAGGAGTTGAAAGCCATTAAAATCCATAGTTTCCATAAGTGTTGAAGTTTCCTCTGATACATCGAAATTTCCAATCACTTCAAGAACCTCTATCTCAGCAACAATTCTGAGTTCTCCATTAACCACAAATCCGCTATCTCTGGCACTGATTTCATTTAGTGGAAACATGGACAGACGACCCCAGCGGGGAGACCGCACATCAAACCACTTTTGTTCTTCTGTAAAAATCACAAACGACAGAATCAATATACTCAGTTCACTAGCTAACACCCAATAAAGCACTAGATACACCTGAACAATGCTAGACTTGTAAAAGGACTACTAGACTTGCAAAAACAGTCTTGTGTTTATGATACTGTCATTGAAATAAATTGGAGACAACATGTTAGAGTAGTGGGAAGAAATAAAGCAGACCGTTTTGTTTGGAACGTTTAACAGCATTTTGATTAACAATATTGAGGAGATAACAAACGTGTCTTCTCCATCCAGGTGACAATGATTCATAATCAGCTACTTCcaaatacataaacaaataatcagcGTTATTTCCCTTGGGAAAGACAATTAAACGCCTGCATGAAACATGTAACAAAAGAATCAGCAACACACATGTGAAAGATACTAATTAACACCCAAATCTACATGGACATGAAAAAACCTAACCACTTGCATCCACCGACGACGAATTGATCAGAACAGATTTTTCCAGTTTGGGAAGATGAGAAATTCTTAATCGCCCAAGTGATCTTCTTAGCAAGTTGTTGTTTCCCCATTGATCTTGACGATGCTTCTAATTAGCTGTCAACCTAGCTGGAGGaacatgaagaaaagaaaaaccctagAACCCGAGTgccacacacaacaacaacttctgAATCGgagaatcaaacaacaatctcGAGGAGTTTAATTACTAGGAAATTTCTttagaaaaaatgtaaaaatgctAATTTGATTTGACTTTGACTAAAAAGCATATTCGATAACTAAATTAATTactattcaaaataaaaaaaattccttttaCGTTTTtgcttaatataaaaaattagttgaaTGTTGAGTtatttaacagaaaataaattaagtattTATAGTTGACTAAGTTTAGgatttaatataaaacaaactaaatataatttgtaaaattacaaaatcaactaataaaatatctaatttaaagCCTCCCTTTTCATAGCGAACTCTTAAATGCCTACGAGTTCAAGTCAAACGAGAAAATATCTAAatgattccaacaacaacaactaaaaaaaaaatggttcacCACACTCTGTTCATATACAGAGCAATTACTTTTTGATCAAGTAAACTCATTTGTCActccaacaaaattaaaaattgattcCACTAAAAACTGACGTCTAAAGTTTAATAAAGACGAGATTCGGGGACAAGTCGCAACCAAAACACTAACTCACCAGAGTATTGGCACTAAAAACTCTCAAGGATTATTCTCATAACGTAAAACATGCATCAGACAACATCATCGAACGAGAGTGGAACATTGGCCTCTGACACATCTGCGGTCTCTTTCTCCAGAAGAGCTTTCAGGTCTAAGCATCTCTGATTTAATCTGTGCAACTCTTCCTCCGTTTGTTGCAGTCGAGCCTTACCAATCtccacttttttcttctttgccttaACTTCTGccagcttcttctccaaccaatccAATTTAAACCCTCCCTTTTCCACGTATGACACTGCGACGGATGCTTCTTCCAGATCATCATCAGAGAGCTCCTCAGGTAACTGACACAAAGTCTTAATTAGTCCTAGGAGGACATTCATGTATGATGACTTCAGGTGCCGGTTCTTTGGACGAAACCTTGATGCAAAGTCTGGGTGCCTTTCAAATATACACTTCACAGATTCTACCTGTCATAGAAGTTTTCAGAGACATGAACTGTTTTGTCCAACAATTTTTACATAAATCCAAAAGCTGAAGCTGAAAGACTCAGTTTTAATATATAGTcaacttctctgtttttttaaaatacttgaGAGACAAACACTATATAAATGTATAACACATATGATCAAGACTATTTATAGAAATGACAAAGGGTTTAGCACTAATCTTATGTCTTCTTACCTGTGATGGAAGAACTTGAAACCCGTTGACATCAATGCTTTCCATTACTGGTGAAGCCACGTTGAGAAAATCAATAGAGACtgcatcattatcatcattatcTAGCTTTATCTTTTTCAGAGGTTGGTTTTCCTCTTCAGATTCTTCTGATACATCAAAATTTCCAATGACTTCAAGAACATCTATCTCCACAACAATCTTGACTTCTCCGTTCACAAGAAATCCACCGTGTTTGGCATGAAGGTTGGGAAGTGGGAGCATGGATGTAAAACCCGAGCCGAGGTTTCTCTGATTAAACCAATGTTGTTTCTCTGTTCAAGAAAGATAGAACCCTAGTCAAAACTAACAAAGCACACAATGCATATATAACAAGAATCTTGCAGTAGCAGCACAAGTCACATTAGCGAGTTTAGAAAAATTCACCTCCTCGTTGGGAGAGGTTTTCCGTATGTTGGTTCACTATAGTTAAGGAGAACTGTGCGAATCTTTTCCATCCACAAGGCAATGATCTAGAATCATCAACCACAAGATACAGAGACAAACTATTATTAAACTTATTTCCCTTGGGATAGGCTAGAAGATGCCTGCAAGCAAAAACACAATTGACAAAAGTGGATGTCCTCATGAACCTTAAATTGGACTAAAACAGTTAGAGAAAACAACTAGTCTTTTATTTACTTATGTACCATTTGCAGCCACCAATCACGAATGGACTGGAATAGACTTTATCATATGGCAAAGAGGAGAAATTCTTAATCACCCAAGTGAACTTGttatcatcatcagcttctttTTTGTAATCAACTAATTCTTCAGTACTCCCCATTACAGACTCCTAGTAACCAAACTACGTACCTTAAAAACAGTTTCATACATccaattcaaaatatatatacaccagtggaaacacaaacacatctcgagtaacaaaatcaaaaccaaacctaAAATTCCACTATGGACTCTTAGACTATAAATTCAAAACCAAACCTAAAATTTCACTATGGACTCTAACTACGTTAATTAGACTATAAATTCAAAGGCACAGTTAATCTTAAATTAGATTCCACTAGTAACACTTAGCCGCCATGTCAAGGTCGAACCATGCGCTTTAAAATCGTAAACTAACCTTGAAAATAGTATATGAAAGGTTGTTCTAAGACAAAAGAGACTAAGGGGGAAAAAGGTTTTAGACTCTGAACTTTTACCCTGCAGCACTACTTCAAAACATCTAGCtaggagagaaaagagagacagagacatgAATGCATATCTATTGAGTAGGAAAGTGAATCACTTCTATATATCTTAGGAAACAAGATTTCAAAGCTAGAGTTAAGATATATCATAAATGATCAATAGTTTCCCCAACCATGATGATTAGAAATCGCTAAATTAATGTACAAGGATATTCATACTCTGTTTCTCTTGTCACACTCAGTTTCCAAAATTT from Camelina sativa cultivar DH55 chromosome 9, Cs, whole genome shotgun sequence encodes:
- the LOC104715774 gene encoding MATH domain and coiled-coil domain-containing protein At3g58360-like, whose product is MGKQQLAKKITWAIKNFSSSQTGKICSDQFVVGGCKWRLIVFPKGNNADYLFMYLEVADYESLSPGWRRHVCYLLNIVNQNAVKRSKQNEEQKWFDVRSPRWGRLSMFPLNEISARDSGFVVNGELRIVAEIEVLEVIGNFDVSEETSTLMETMDFNGFQLLPSQVGFVSHIFERHPEIASEMRLKNPNLRTGYMSLLLSLIETLRQSPHELHKTEIAEAFTVLRSMTDAGFKVDWLAKKLVELSEKKQKEEAGGTRMQEIKEELKSLKQKCLDLEVQLEDTKTEVSAAKAPLSFSDVF
- the LOC104712526 gene encoding MATH domain and coiled-coil domain-containing protein At3g58370-like isoform X1 produces the protein MGSTEELVDYKKEADDDNKFTWVIKNFSSLPYDKVYSSPFVIGGCKWHLLAYPKGNKFNNSLSLYLVVDDSRSLPCGWKRFAQFSLTIVNQHTENLSQRGEKQHWFNQRNLGSGFTSMLPLPNLHAKHGGFLVNGEVKIVVEIDVLEVIGNFDVSEESEEENQPLKKIKLDNDDNDAVSIDFLNVASPVMESIDVNGFQVLPSQVESVKCIFERHPDFASRFRPKNRHLKSSYMNVLLGLIKTLCQLPEELSDDDLEEASVAVSYVEKGGFKLDWLEKKLAEVKAKKKKVEIGKARLQQTEEELHRLNQRCLDLKALLEKETADVSEANVPLSFDDVV
- the LOC104712526 gene encoding MATH domain and coiled-coil domain-containing protein At3g58370-like isoform X2; amino-acid sequence: MGSTEELVDYKKEADDDNKFTWVIKNFSSLPYDKVYSSPFVIGGCKWYITYPKGNKFNNSLSLYLVVDDSRSLPCGWKRFAQFSLTIVNQHTENLSQRGEKQHWFNQRNLGSGFTSMLPLPNLHAKHGGFLVNGEVKIVVEIDVLEVIGNFDVSEESEEENQPLKKIKLDNDDNDAVSIDFLNVASPVMESIDVNGFQVLPSQVESVKCIFERHPDFASRFRPKNRHLKSSYMNVLLGLIKTLCQLPEELSDDDLEEASVAVSYVEKGGFKLDWLEKKLAEVKAKKKKVEIGKARLQQTEEELHRLNQRCLDLKALLEKETADVSEANVPLSFDDVV